Part of the Devosia sp. SL43 genome, AATCCGGACAAGATGCTGTCGGTCAAAGTTGCCGCCGATATCGCTGCCTGACCTTTGCTTTCGTGGGGCGGCCGGCAGGCCGCTCCACAGTCTATCGGCCGCGACCTAGTTCACCGACCATTCATTGGCACTCTGCTTGAAGGCGCCATCTGATCATTCAACGGCGTTCGGGAGAGATTGATGAAGGCCATTTCGCGCGGTATCGCGGCAGTCGCAGCAGTTTTGGTCATGGCGACGGGCGCACAGGCCAGCGAGGGGCTGATGTGCGAAGGCAAGGGCGCGACGGTTGATGTCGCGCTCGGTCGGCTCGTTATCGTGGGCGTCTTGGGCGCCTATGTCGAGGTTGGCGGCAACAGCTACTCCACCGGTCCGGAACGCGGCGAAGGCATCCCCATCATCACCGGCCAGGCCTTCGGTGATGACGATGGCATCAAGATCGACTTTGTCGATTCCAACGTCGAGGAAATCCTGGTCAAGGTCCGCCTGACCTATACCGGCAACGAAGACGAGCCGCTGGCCGGCACCGTCACGGCCGGTGACGTCACAGCCGACATTGCCTGCATGGCAGGCTGACCAGCGATTTACGCTGATGCCGGAATCGGATTTTAGTGCGCGCCACTTCAATCCGGCGCGTTGCTTCCAGCGTCGCGGCACAATCAGGTTATTTGATGAAAATGGATGCAGTGCTCTCTGCGCTGATGGGCATCGTTGCCGGTGCCTGCATTGCCACGCAGGCCCCAATCAATGCGCAGCTCGGGCGCAATCTCGGCGTGCCCATCGCGGCGGCCGGCGTCTCGTTCGTGGCTGGCGCAATACTGCTGTGGGCCATAGCCTTCATTTATAGCCATGTTACCACGACGCCGATCAATTTCGGTGCGCCCGCGCCCTGGACCTTCGTTGCGGGCGGCGTCCTAGGCGCTTTCTATGTGTTCTCGAACATCACTCTGACTCCGATGATAGGGGCCGCTGCCGTCATGGCCCTGTCCGTCGCCGGACAGTTGGTCGGCGGCCTGTTGCTCGACAAGATCGGCTTCATGGGCATGGCTGTCCGCGAAATCTCGGTCGGTCGGATAGCCGGCGCCGTCCTGCTGGTGGTCGGCGCCCTGATGATCCGGATGCTGTAGCGGGACATTCCTGCAACACTGAAATTATCCCGCGCCGCTGTCGCAGCGCCGGGCGCGCTGCGAGATTTCGCCATTGACCAGTCAATGCTAGGGACGGCGCATGCGCGTTTCCGACTTCGACTTCGACCTGCCCGAAAAACTCATCGCCCTGCACCCCGCCGAGCCGCGTGATTCCGCACGCTTGCTGGTGGTGGACCCTGCCGTCGGGCTGGCCGATCGTCACATCCCCGATCTGCTCTGGCTGCTCAAGCCCGGCGATGTGCTTGTCGTAAACGACACCCGCGTGCTGCCCGCCGAATTGCGCGGCACCCGCATTCGGGGCGAGAACCGCGCCAATGTCTCGTTCAACCTGCACAAGCGCGTCGATGCCCATACCTGGCGGGCCTTTGCGCGACCGGCCAAGAAACTGGCGCTGCTCGACCAGCTCGAGCTGGGCAACGGCCAGGCCGACGCACTGACGGCCCGCATTGCGGGCAAGGGCGAGACGGGCGAGGTGACGCTGGAATTTGACCTCGGTGGCGCCCAGCTCGACGAAGCGATCAAATCGCACGGCGCCATGCCGCTGCCGCCCTATATCGGTGCCAAGCGCGCCGTCGAGGAGCGCGACAAGGTCGACTACCAGACGGTCTACGCCGCCGAAGACGGGGCAGTCGCCGCGCCGACCGCTGGGCTGCATTTTACCGAAACGCTGCTGCAGCAGCTCAGCGACAAAGGCGTCACCATTGAGCGGGTGACTCTGCATGTGGGGGCAGGGACCTTCCTGCCGATGAAGGTGGACGATACCGACGACCACGTCATGCATGCCGAATGGGGTGAGATCGACCAGGCCACGGTCGAGCGCATCCACGCCAAGAAGGCCCTCGGCGGCCGGGTCGTCGCGGTGGGAACCACAAGTCTCCGCCTGCTCGAAACCGCCTCCCGCAAGACCGGCACGCTGCAACCGTTCAGCGGCGATACCGACATTTTCATCACCCCCGGCTTCCGCTTCGCCACGGTCGACGTGCTGATGACGAATTTCCACCTGCCCAAGTCGACCCTGTTCATGCTGGTCAGCGCCTTTGCCGGATTCGACGTGATGAAGGCGGCCTATGCGC contains:
- a CDS encoding DMT family transporter gives rise to the protein MDAVLSALMGIVAGACIATQAPINAQLGRNLGVPIAAAGVSFVAGAILLWAIAFIYSHVTTTPINFGAPAPWTFVAGGVLGAFYVFSNITLTPMIGAAAVMALSVAGQLVGGLLLDKIGFMGMAVREISVGRIAGAVLLVVGALMIRML
- the queA gene encoding tRNA preQ1(34) S-adenosylmethionine ribosyltransferase-isomerase QueA yields the protein MRVSDFDFDLPEKLIALHPAEPRDSARLLVVDPAVGLADRHIPDLLWLLKPGDVLVVNDTRVLPAELRGTRIRGENRANVSFNLHKRVDAHTWRAFARPAKKLALLDQLELGNGQADALTARIAGKGETGEVTLEFDLGGAQLDEAIKSHGAMPLPPYIGAKRAVEERDKVDYQTVYAAEDGAVAAPTAGLHFTETLLQQLSDKGVTIERVTLHVGAGTFLPMKVDDTDDHVMHAEWGEIDQATVERIHAKKALGGRVVAVGTTSLRLLETASRKTGTLQPFSGDTDIFITPGFRFATVDVLMTNFHLPKSTLFMLVSAFAGFDVMKAAYAHAIADGYRFYSYGDSSLLLRAQHEQEDEGL